A DNA window from Hemibagrus wyckioides isolate EC202008001 linkage group LG11, SWU_Hwy_1.0, whole genome shotgun sequence contains the following coding sequences:
- the c1qtnf6b gene encoding complement C1q tumor necrosis factor-related protein 1 gives MSGFFLPVLLLLPLVASVPSPSRSPPKYCRRCCDHLDPPLSNSPRPVAYQTPEVRTFINMTILKGDKGDRGERGTPGKPGAEGPSGPRGAIGPKGSKGQAGAPGDPCKTQHSSFSVGRRKALHSDDYYQALLFDTVFVNIDEHFNMFKGKFYCYVPGIYFFNINIHTWNFKETYLHLMQNEREQVILYAQPSDRSIMQSQSVMLSLELNDEVWVRLFKRERENAIYSDDVDVYITFNGYLVAPAA, from the exons ATGTCTGGATTCTTTCTACCTGTGCTGTTGCTCCTCCCCCTGGTGGCCTCTGTCCCCTCCCCCTCCAGGTCACCACCCAAATATTGCCGCAGGTGCTGCGATCACCTGGATCCACCCCTCAGCAACTCGCCCCGCCCCGTGGCCTATCAGACGCCAGAGGTTCGCACGTTCATTAACATGACCATTCTTAAAG GAGATAAAGGCGATCGAGGTGAGAGAGGAACTCCGGGGAAACCAGGAGCAGAAGGACCTTCAGGTCCCAGAGGAGCCATAGGTCCTAAAGGCAGTAAAGGGCAGGCTGGAGCTCCAGGAGACCCCTGCAAGACCCAGCATTCGTCCTTCTCAGTGGGCCGCAGGAAGGCTCTCCACAGTGACGACTATTACCAGGCACTGCTCTTTGACACCGTCTTTGTCAACATTGACGAACACTTCAACATGTTTAAAGGCAAGTTCTACTGCTATGTGCCAGGTATCTACTTCTTCAACATCAACATCCACACATGGAACTTCAAGGAGACCTATCTGCACCTGATGCAGAACGAACGCGAGCAGGTGATCCTGTACGCGCAGCCCAGTGACCGCTCCATCATGCAGAGCCAGAGCGTCATGCTTTCTCTTGAGCTTAACGATGAAGTCTGGGTGCGCCTCTTCAAGCGGGAGCGGGAGAACGCCATTTATAGCGATGACGTTGACGTCTACATCACCTTCAATGGCTACCTTGTAGCTCCTGCTGCATAG